A part of Paenibacillus sp. 481 genomic DNA contains:
- a CDS encoding ROK family glucokinase: MSEQIYVGVDLGGTAIKVGICDAEGKLMHTYEGPTEVPLGPETVINNIEKYVRHIVEESPYDWEQVAGIGTGVAGFTNVKEGIVILAPNVGFKDVPIRSILEERLGKPIKIDNDANVAALGEAWSGAGAGIDHCVCYTLGTGVGGGIIIGGKIVQGFAGLAGELGHMSVIPDLEAIQCGCGQMGCLETVSSATGIIRMAQDAVDRGDRTSLSLVEKLTAKDVIDAAKAGDEVAARIVSRAAFYLGKSMAAIAVTLNPERFIIGGGVSKAGEFLFEQIRETFAKLAPEPVKQGVTIVSAELGNDAGMIGAAGLFLRS, encoded by the coding sequence ATGTCTGAACAAATCTACGTAGGTGTCGATTTGGGAGGTACCGCAATAAAGGTTGGCATCTGTGATGCAGAAGGTAAGTTGATGCATACTTATGAAGGTCCGACCGAAGTACCGTTAGGTCCTGAAACGGTCATCAATAACATCGAGAAATACGTTCGTCATATCGTTGAGGAGTCCCCTTATGATTGGGAACAAGTAGCGGGCATTGGAACAGGTGTTGCCGGTTTCACGAACGTGAAAGAAGGTATTGTCATTCTGGCTCCTAATGTTGGCTTTAAAGATGTGCCAATCCGTTCTATTTTGGAGGAGCGCCTCGGAAAACCGATTAAAATTGATAACGATGCAAACGTTGCTGCACTGGGCGAAGCGTGGAGCGGAGCAGGGGCAGGAATCGACCATTGTGTATGTTATACACTTGGTACGGGTGTTGGCGGAGGAATCATTATTGGCGGCAAAATTGTGCAAGGGTTTGCAGGCCTTGCTGGTGAGCTAGGTCATATGTCTGTTATCCCAGATTTGGAAGCGATTCAATGTGGTTGCGGTCAAATGGGATGCTTAGAAACCGTGTCTTCTGCAACAGGTATTATCCGTATGGCACAAGATGCTGTCGATCGTGGAGATCGTACATCTTTGTCTCTCGTGGAGAAGCTGACAGCGAAGGACGTTATTGACGCAGCAAAAGCAGGCGATGAAGTAGCAGCGCGTATCGTTAGCCGTGCTGCATTTTACTTGGGTAAATCGATGGCAGCTATTGCTGTAACGCTAAATCCAGAGCGTTTCATCATTGGCGGCGGAGTTTCGAAAGCAGGCGAATTCTTGTTTGAGCAAATTCGTGAGACATTTGCAAAATTGGCTCCGGAACCTGTCAAGCAAGGAGTTACGATTGTATCTGCCGAGCTTGGTAACGATGCAGGCATGATCGGAGCGGCTGGTTTATTTTTGCGTTCGTAA
- the trxB gene encoding thioredoxin-disulfide reductase: MYKSVVIGTGPAGYTAAIYLARANLEPLVIEGPQPGGQLTTTTDVENFPGFPEGIMGPELMDNMRKQAERFGTEFKTGWVTSVDVSKRPFTLKIEGADDIVAETLIIATGASAKYMNVPGEQDNIGKGVSACATCDGFFFRNKKIVVVGGGDSAMEEANFLTRFASEVTLVHRREEMRASKIMQDRARGNSKISWALNRTPLEVEASGMGVTGLKVRNNETGEEEVIKTDGLFVAIGHKPNTDFLQGKVELDAQGYVIVKPGTSETSIPGVFAAGDVHDTKYRQAITAAGSGCQAALDAEKFLEGNATHDWSGN, from the coding sequence ATTTACAAATCAGTTGTAATTGGTACAGGACCTGCTGGTTATACAGCTGCGATATACTTGGCACGAGCTAACCTAGAGCCGTTGGTCATTGAAGGACCACAGCCGGGCGGACAGCTAACAACAACGACTGATGTTGAGAACTTCCCAGGGTTCCCAGAAGGTATTATGGGCCCTGAATTGATGGATAACATGCGTAAGCAAGCTGAGCGCTTCGGCACTGAGTTTAAGACAGGCTGGGTAACGAGCGTAGACGTATCAAAGCGCCCATTCACACTTAAAATCGAAGGCGCAGACGATATTGTTGCAGAGACACTTATTATTGCAACAGGTGCATCTGCGAAGTATATGAACGTTCCTGGCGAGCAAGACAATATCGGTAAAGGTGTAAGCGCATGTGCGACATGCGACGGCTTCTTCTTCCGCAACAAAAAAATTGTTGTCGTTGGTGGCGGAGACTCTGCTATGGAAGAGGCTAACTTCTTGACACGCTTTGCAAGCGAAGTGACGCTCGTGCACCGTCGCGAAGAAATGCGTGCTTCGAAGATCATGCAAGATCGCGCGCGTGGAAACAGCAAGATCAGCTGGGCACTTAACCGTACACCACTCGAAGTTGAAGCATCAGGTATGGGCGTAACAGGCTTGAAAGTACGCAACAACGAGACAGGTGAAGAGGAAGTTATTAAAACGGACGGGTTGTTCGTAGCTATCGGCCATAAGCCGAACACAGACTTCTTGCAAGGCAAGGTTGAATTGGACGCGCAAGGTTATGTCATCGTTAAGCCAGGCACCTCGGAGACGAGCATTCCAGGCGTATTCGCAGCAGGAGATGTACACGATACGAAGTATCGTCAAGCGATTACGGCTGCAGGTTCTGGTTGCCAAGCGGCGCTTGATGCTGAGAAGTTTCTTGAGGGAAATGCAACGCACGACTGGAGCGGAAATTAA